In Sorghum bicolor cultivar BTx623 chromosome 8, Sorghum_bicolor_NCBIv3, whole genome shotgun sequence, one genomic interval encodes:
- the LOC110429608 gene encoding putative pentatricopeptide repeat-containing protein At3g08820 → MSATAADEAIRRVLLTGVSPSSHLPPLTVKLIHGRLLRLDLLLTDLSQLLLRAVSSCGLHLHALRLHSLLPDPSHLTFPFAIKAASRLPNPLTAGVQLHARSLKLPSHSNAHVLTSLLNLYAKCGRLLDAQKAFDEMLHPGTVSWTALITAYMDAGRAQEAVGVARRAFASGMRPDSVTAVRVLTACARVADLVNGEAVWKVAEQEGIAGNMFVATAALDLYVKCGEMDKAREVFDKMKNKDVVTWAAMVGGYASNGHPQEALELFFAMQVEGMRPDCYTVSGALSACTRLGALDLGRRVVGMLHWDEVLDNPVLGTALIDTYAKCGSTGEAWMVFQQMRKRDIIVWNAMVLGLGMTGHEKIAFALVGQMNKLGMTLNDNTFIGLLCSCTHTGLVKDGQRYFHNMTQLYGISPRIEHYGCMVDLLSRAGLLEEAHQLIEDMPMQANAVVWGAVLGGCKIHRNADLAELALKQLIQLEPWNSGNYVMLSNIYSNSGRWEDAAKLRLEMKAKGVEKVPASSWVELDGKVYEFHVGDKSHPLSDQIYAKLDQLGMEMKAMGYKPTTEVVMFDIENEEKEHTLVHHSEKIAIAFSLLTTEPGETIRVTKNLRVCSDCHTAIKLISRITCREIIVRDNNRFHCFRDGYCSCNDYW, encoded by the coding sequence ATGTCGGCCACCGCCGCCGACGAGGCCATCCGCCGTGTCCTCCTCACAGGCGTCAGCCCCAGCAGTCACCTCCCACCGCTCACCGTCAAGCTCATCCACGGCCGCCTGCTCCGCCTGGACCTCCTCCTCACCGACCTATCGCAGCTCCTTCTCCGCGCCGTTTCTTCCTGCGGCCTGCACCTCCACGCCCTCCGCCTCCACTCCCTCCTTCCCGACCCCTCCCACCTCACCTTCCCCTTCGCGATCAAGGCCGCCTCCCGGCTCCCCAACCCGCTCACTGCCGGCGTGCAACTCCATGCGCGCTCCCTCAAGCTCCCCTCCCACTCCAACGCTCACGTCCTCACCTCCCTCCTCAACCTCTACGCTAAATGCGGCCGTTTGCTCGACGCCCAGAAGGCGTTCGACGAAATGCTCCACCCCGGTACCGTCTCCTGGACCGCGCTCATCACCGCGTACATGGACGCGGGGCGCGCTCAGGAAGCCGTCGGAGTTGCGAGGAGGGCGTTCGCGAGTGGCATGCGCCCTGACAGCGTCACGGCTGTGCGGGTCCTCACTGCGTGCGCTCGAGTCGCTGATTTGGTGAATGGGGAGGCAGTGTGGAAGGTGGCAGAGCAGGAGGGGATCGCTGGGAACATGTTTGTGGCAACTGCGGCGTTGGACTTGTATGTCAAGTGCGGGGAAATGGACAAGGCTAGGGAAGTGTTTGAcaagatgaagaacaaggatgtgGTGACTTGGGCCGCAATGGTTGGGGGATACGCCTCTAACGGGCATCCACAGGAGGCTCTGGAACTGTTCTTCGCAATGCAGGTGGAGGGAATGAGACCAGATTGTTATACAGTGTCTGGGGCGCTCTCAGCATGCACAAGGTTAGGTGCATTGGATTTGGGACGGAGAGTAGTTGGGATGCTGCACTGGGATGAGGTTCTTGACAACCCAGTCCTGGGTACTGCACTGATTGATACGTATGCCAAGTGTGGGAGCACAGGTGAGGCGTGGATGGTGTTCCAGCAGATGAGGAAGAGAGATATCATTGTTTGGAATGCAATGGTCTTGGGGCTTGGCATGACTGGTCACGAGAAGATTGCCTTTGCGCTTGTTGGCCAGATGAATAAGTTAGGCATGACACTGAATGATAATACCTTCATCGGATTGCTCTGCAGCTGTACACATACTGGCCTTGTAAAAGATGGGCAGCGGTATTTTCATAACATGACTCAGTTGTACGGCATAAGCCCTAGGATTGAGCATTATGGTTGTATGGTTGACCTGCTCAGTCGTGCGGGGTTGCTTGAGGAGGCTCATCAGTTAATAGAAGACATGCCAATGCAGGCAAATGCTGTTGTGTGGGGAGCAGTCCTTGGTGGTTGCAAGATCCACCGGAACGCTGACCTTGCTGAACTTGCATTGAAGCAGCTCATCCAATTGGAACCATGGAATTCTGGAAATTATGTCATGCTTTCTAACATATACTCTAACAGTGGAAGATGGGAAGATGCTGCAAAGCTCAGGTTGGAAATGAAGGCAAAGGGGGTTGAGAAGGTCCCTGCATCTAGCTGGGTTGAACTTGATGGAAAGGTCTACGAGTTCCATGTTGGAGACAAATCACATCCCCTCTCAGATCAAATCTATGCAAAGCTCGATCAATTAGGCATGGAAATGAAGGCCATGGGTTATAAACCAACTACTGAGGTGGTGATGTTTGACATTGAAAATGAGGAGAAGGAACACACGCTTGTGCATCACAGTGAGAAAATTGCCATTGCATTCAGCCTCCTTACTACTGAACCAGGAGAGACCATCAGGGTCACCAAAAACCTCCGAGTTTGCAGTGACTGCCACACCGCCATCAAGCTCATATCGAGGATTACCTGTCGCGAAATTATTGTCCGAGATAACAATCGATTTCATTGCTTTAGAGATGGCTATTGCTCTTGCAATGACTATTGGTAG
- the LOC8055511 gene encoding LOW QUALITY PROTEIN: probable staphylococcal-like nuclease CAN2 (The sequence of the model RefSeq protein was modified relative to this genomic sequence to represent the inferred CDS: inserted 4 bases in 2 codons; substituted 1 base at 1 genomic stop codon), with protein MENILRCFTGGNNHGDDYYPHYHPTSKPSIGLQAADWGSPPRVQPDHHQLGRHGGVASXDLLNFESTSMVPEALRNNVTSSKKAQVKWYRNILEAYKNSSPPPKTPAEAAXLVAAALSRIQRADLEGILAFYNLPIPSFSSASTSSDHQPSSLPEGIQFVLNTLPVHNKSIGDGDGFTAYVDTADPRESANVPLEVHEMVIERTQARIDRDYQMADALLRSLNEAGYKIITILGEEILANKYRIRMRGVDAPELKMASGKESRNALVKLIGGKRVTIYVYGQDQLXALCGDIYCDNVFIQEQMLKSGHVWHFKNYDKRPEFAQWEREARAARRGLFASENPEKPWDWRRHQRNANIPVY; from the exons ATGGAAAACATCCTCAGGTGCTTCACGGGGGGCAACAACCATGGTGACGATTACTATCCCCACTATCATCCAACCTCCAAGCCCAGCATCGGGCTACAGGCGGCCGACTGGGGCTCTCCGCCTCGTGTGCAGCCTGACCATCACCAGCTAGGTCGCCATGGCGGCGTCGCCTC GGACCTGCTCAACTTCGAATCCACATCCATG GTACCTGAAGCGCTCAGAAATAATGTTACATCATCCAAGAAAGCCCAGGTTAAATG GTACCGGAATATTTTGGAGGCATATAAGAACTCCAGTCCCCCACCGAAAACACCAGCAGAGGCCGCCTGACTAGTTGCAGCAGCTTTAAGCAGGATTCAGAGAGCTGATTTGGAG GGTATTCTTGCATTTTACAACCTCCCAATCCCATCATTCTCTTCAGCATCAACATCCTCGGACCACCAACCATCCTCACTACCAGAGGGCATACAGTTTGTGCTGAACACTTTGCCG GTTCACAACAAGTCCATTGGAGATGGCGATGGCTTTACTGCCTATGTTGACACGGCAGACCCGAGGGAGTCTGCGAATGTGCCACTAGAAGTCCATGAGATGGTGATTGAAAGGACTCAAGCACGCATTGATAGGGATTACCAGATGGCCGATGCTCTTCTTAGGAGCCTCAACGAAGCAGGATATAA GATAATAACCATTTTAGGAGAAGAGATACTTGCAAACAAATACAGAATCAGAATGAG GGGCGTTGATGCACCAGAGCTTAAAATGGCTAGTGGAAAGGAATCGAGGAATGCATTGGTGAAGCTAATTGGAGGGAAAAGGGTCACAATTTATGTGTATGGACAGGACCAGTT GGCGTTATGTGGTGATATATATTGTGATAATGTGTTCATCCAG GAGCAAATGCTAAAGAGTGGTCATGTATGGCATTTCAAGAATTATGATAAACGCCCAGAGTTTGCACAG TGGGAGAGAGAGGCAAGAGCTGCACGTCGAGGACTTTTTGCATCAGAGAACCCTGAGAAGCCATGGGACTGGAGAAGACACCAACGCAATGCGAACATTCCAGTCTACTGA
- the LOC8055513 gene encoding probable staphylococcal-like nuclease CAN2 isoform X2 — protein sequence MGNIIRCLTGRDHGHGDDDDYYPYYRAASTASRPRYELQAGGWEDDDEPAAAFWPRQQSLGPIHGGVSVTPAATAASLAQDLQLNMESTSMIPEGFKRHVTSSKKAQTNWYKDMAEAYKDMKTPQKTQADLEDIFSFHNLPTASLPLPDSNHHRTPPPEDVQFVLNTLPVHNKCIGDGDGFTAYVDTADPTESADVPREVHEMVIAITQARTDRDYQTANALQRSLDKAGYKVIDILGEEILARKYRIRMRGIDAPELKMPYGMEAKKELIKLIGGKSVTIYVYEQDQFGRYVGDIYCDNMFIQEQMLKCGHVHHFKKYDKRPEFENWQKEAKSTGLGLWASKKPPQKPWDWRRNKRHARHSAIPVY from the exons ATGGGAAACATCATCAGGTGCCTCACGGGAAGAGACCATGgccatggtgatgatgatgattactACCCCTACTACCGTGCAGCGAGCACAGCCTCGAGGCCCCGCTACGAGCTGCAGGCCGGCGGGTGGGAGGACGACGATGAACCTGCAGCAGCCTTTTGGCCTCGCCAGCAGTCTCTAGGTCCCATCCATGGAGGCGTCAGCGTCACGCCGGCGGCCACCGCCGCCTCCCTGGCCCAGGACCTGCAGCTCAACATGGAATCCACGTCCATG ATTCCTGAAGGGTTCAAACGGCATGTCACATCATCCAAAAAAGCACAAACTAATTG GTACAAGGACATGGCAGAGGCATACAAGGATATGAAAACCCCACAAAAAACACAAGCT GATTTGGAG GATATATTTTCATTTCACAATCTGCCGACCGCATCACTCCCTCTACCAGACTCAAACCATCACCGGACACCGCCACCAGAGGATGTGCAGTTTGTGCTGAATACTTTGCCG GTCCATAACAAGTGCATTGGAGATGGTGATGGCTTTACCGCTTATGTTGACACAGCAGACCCAACGGAGTCCGCAGATGTGCCACGGGAAGTGCATGAGATGGTGATTGCAATAACTCAAGCACGCACTGATAGGGATTATCAGACAGCTAATGCTCTTCAAAGAAGCCTTGACAAAGCTGGATATAA GGTAATAGACATTTTAGGCGAAGAGATCCTTGCAAGGAAATATAGAATCCGAATGAG GGGCATTGATGCACCGGAGCTTAAGATGCCGTATGGAATGGAGGCAAAGAAAGAATTAATAAAGCTCATTGGTGGGAAAAGTGTCACAATTTATGTGTATGAGCAAGACCAATTTGGACGCTATGTGGGTGACATCTATTGTGATAACATGTTTATCCAG GAGCAAATGCTGAAGTGTGGTCATGTTCATCATTTCAAGAAGTACGACAAACGCCCAGAGTTTGAAAAC TGGCAGAAAGAGGCAAAATCTACAGGCCTAGGACTCTGGGCATCAAAGAAGCCCCCTCAGAAGCCATGGGATTGGAGAAGAAACAAACGACATGCAAGACACAGTGCCATTCCGGTTTACTGA
- the LOC8055513 gene encoding probable staphylococcal-like nuclease CAN2 isoform X1 has protein sequence MGNIIRCLTGRDHGHGDDDDYYPYYRAASTASRPRYELQAGGWEDDDEPAAAFWPRQQSLGPIHGGVSVTPAATAASLAQDLQLNMESTSMIPEGFKRHVTSSKKAQTNWYKDMAEAYKDMKTPQKTQAETALTRIQRADLEDIFSFHNLPTASLPLPDSNHHRTPPPEDVQFVLNTLPVHNKCIGDGDGFTAYVDTADPTESADVPREVHEMVIAITQARTDRDYQTANALQRSLDKAGYKVIDILGEEILARKYRIRMRGIDAPELKMPYGMEAKKELIKLIGGKSVTIYVYEQDQFGRYVGDIYCDNMFIQEQMLKCGHVHHFKKYDKRPEFENWQKEAKSTGLGLWASKKPPQKPWDWRRNKRHARHSAIPVY, from the exons ATGGGAAACATCATCAGGTGCCTCACGGGAAGAGACCATGgccatggtgatgatgatgattactACCCCTACTACCGTGCAGCGAGCACAGCCTCGAGGCCCCGCTACGAGCTGCAGGCCGGCGGGTGGGAGGACGACGATGAACCTGCAGCAGCCTTTTGGCCTCGCCAGCAGTCTCTAGGTCCCATCCATGGAGGCGTCAGCGTCACGCCGGCGGCCACCGCCGCCTCCCTGGCCCAGGACCTGCAGCTCAACATGGAATCCACGTCCATG ATTCCTGAAGGGTTCAAACGGCATGTCACATCATCCAAAAAAGCACAAACTAATTG GTACAAGGACATGGCAGAGGCATACAAGGATATGAAAACCCCACAAAAAACACAAGCTGAAACTGCCCTTACCAGGATCCAGAGAGCAGATTTGGAG GATATATTTTCATTTCACAATCTGCCGACCGCATCACTCCCTCTACCAGACTCAAACCATCACCGGACACCGCCACCAGAGGATGTGCAGTTTGTGCTGAATACTTTGCCG GTCCATAACAAGTGCATTGGAGATGGTGATGGCTTTACCGCTTATGTTGACACAGCAGACCCAACGGAGTCCGCAGATGTGCCACGGGAAGTGCATGAGATGGTGATTGCAATAACTCAAGCACGCACTGATAGGGATTATCAGACAGCTAATGCTCTTCAAAGAAGCCTTGACAAAGCTGGATATAA GGTAATAGACATTTTAGGCGAAGAGATCCTTGCAAGGAAATATAGAATCCGAATGAG GGGCATTGATGCACCGGAGCTTAAGATGCCGTATGGAATGGAGGCAAAGAAAGAATTAATAAAGCTCATTGGTGGGAAAAGTGTCACAATTTATGTGTATGAGCAAGACCAATTTGGACGCTATGTGGGTGACATCTATTGTGATAACATGTTTATCCAG GAGCAAATGCTGAAGTGTGGTCATGTTCATCATTTCAAGAAGTACGACAAACGCCCAGAGTTTGAAAAC TGGCAGAAAGAGGCAAAATCTACAGGCCTAGGACTCTGGGCATCAAAGAAGCCCCCTCAGAAGCCATGGGATTGGAGAAGAAACAAACGACATGCAAGACACAGTGCCATTCCGGTTTACTGA